The sequence TGTAGTCGATGTAGGGGATGCCGCCGGTGGGGATCGCCCGGATCCGGGTGAAGGTCTGACCGAAGATCAGCAGCCACAGGGCGGGCTGGACGGCGCGGGTGTACAGCTCGGTGCGGTCGTGGCGCAGCTTCTGGAGCTCCACGGTGCACATGGCGAGCACCCGGGCGGGCAGCAGCCGCCAGCCGGCGCGCGGCACCGGAGGGGTGAGCAGCAGCGCGGTGTCCTTGCCGAGGGTGCGGTCAGCCGACGCGGCGTGCGGTGCGGCGGGTGCTTCGGACTTCACGGAAACCTCCTCCGGTGTTGTCGTCGAGGCCACTGCCGGCGACGTCGCGGAAGACGTCCTCCAGCGTGGGCAGGGTGTCGGCGCCCTTGCGTTCGGCGAGGCCCCGGCGCAGCTCCTCGGGGGTGCCGAGGGCACGGATCCGGCCGCGGTGCATCAGGCCGACCCGGTCGCAGTACTGGTCGGCCTCGTCCATGTAGTGGGTGGTGACGAGGACGGTCATGCCGGTCGCCTCGCGTACGGCGTTGATGTGCTCCCACACGCCGGTGCGGGCGATCGGGTCCAGGCCGATGGTCGGCTCGTCCAGGATCAGCAGCCGGGGGGCGCTGACCAGGGCCTGGGCGAGTTCGAGGCGGCGCACCATGCCACCGGAGTAGGTACTGGCGAGCCGTTCGGCGGCGTCGGAGAGGTCGACGGCACGGAGCGCCAGGTCGACCCGCGCGGCGCGCTCCCGGCGCGGCACGTCGAACACCCGGGCGAACAGGGCGACGTTCTCGCGCCCGGTGAGCCCGCCGTCGGCGGACAGCTGCTGGGGGACGTAGCCGAGCAGGCGGCGCACTCCCATGCGCTCCCTGGCGGCGTCGTGCCCGAAGACGCGGACCATGCCGACGGGGACCGGCAGCAGGGTGGTGATGCAGCGGATGGCGGTGGTCTTGCCGGCGCCGTTCGGTCCGAGCAGCCCGAAGACCTCGCCCTCGTGGACGCCCAGGTCGAGGTCGTCGACGGCCTTGGTCTCGCCGAAGGCGTAGGTGAGCCCGGTGCAGCTGACGGCCTCGGCGGGGGCGTCCGCCGCCTCGGCCGCGGCGGTGGCGGTGACCGCCGGGGTGGCGGACGTGTCCGCCGGGTCGGTCGTCATGATGGCGTCCCCTCCGTCCAGGGTCCCTCGGGGGCGGCTCCCGCCCCGGCCGGCGCGCCCACGGACGCCGTCGTCAGGTCCTCGCCCGCCTCGTCGTCCTCGCGCAGCAGACCGGCGAGCCTGCGCAGCGCCGGGAGGGCCGCGCGCAGGGCGTCCCGGTCGGCCCCGTCGAGGCGGGCGAGACGGCCGCCGACCAGCTCGGCACGGCGGCGGTGCCAGTCCTCCAGGCGTTTCTCGGCGGCCCCGGTCAGCCGCAGCCGCGCGGCCCGCCGGTCGGCCGGGTCGGTCTCCCGGACCAGGTAGGCGTCCCGCACGAGCTGGTTGACCAGCGTCGAGACGGAATTGCCGGCCAGGTGCAGTTCCTTGGCGGCTTCCGAGACACCGATCCCCGGGCGGGTCCCGACCAGCCGCAGCAGCTCCACCTCGGCACCGCGCAGCCGGGGCCCGGCCAGGCCGCCCCGCAGCCGGCGCCGGATCAGCCGCTGGATGCCGACGAGCGCGTCGGTCAGCTCGGCCGGGAAGGTCTCGGGCGCCCCGGGCGGCGCGTCGCCGCCGGGCCCGCGTATCGCTTCGTCTTCCACGCCTGAAGATTACCTCTGCTACAGACCTATCACCCCTCGGGCGGCCCCAAGATGCGGTCAAGGCGGGCACGCCGCTGTGCCGTGCGATTTATGAGGTTATCGGGTGAATTGTTTTGTGATGTCCGCGAGCGGGAAAACGCACCTATGTGCTTCGGACAGGAGGCACTTCCGTGGGAGCCGGCCCTCAGCGCGGCCTGCCGCCCCCGAGTCCCTTCCCGTGACCGAGCGCGCGCTTCTCCCACGGTGTCTGTCCAACCGGCGCGAAAGAGGTGCGCGCGATGCGTGTCACTGGCAGCACCAGCACCAAGCCCAGGTCCCACCCCCATCCCCATGACGACGCGCCCGACACGGGCGAGTCCTTCGCGCGGCTCGCGGAGCTGCCCGACGGCCCCGAGCGGCAGGCGCTGCGGGACGAACTGGTGCGGCTGTGGCTGCCCATGGCCGAGCGGATCGCCGTACGGTTCCGCGGTCGCGGGGAGTCCCTGGAGGATCTGTACCAGGTGGCCGCGCTGGGCCTGGTGAAGGCCGTCGACCATTACGACCCGGAGCGCGGCCGCGCCTTCGAGGCGTACGCGGTGCCGACCATCACGGGTGAGATCAAGCGGCACTTCCGGGACCACATGTGGACGCTGCACGTGCCGCGCCGGGTCCAGGATCTGCGCAACCGGGTGCGTACGGCCGTGAAGGAGCTGTCCCAGTCCACGCCGGGCCGGCCGCCCACGGTCGCCGAGATAGCCGAGTACACCCGGCTCGACGAGGACGAGGTGCGCACCGGGATGGAGGCGCTGGAGTGCTTCTCCGCGCTGTCCCTGGACGCCGAGGTGGCGGGCACGGACGGCTACGCCCTGGGCGACTCGCTCGGCGGCCTCGATCCCGGGTTCGACCTCGTGGTGGACCGGGCCGCCGTCCGGCCCTGCCTCGCGGCGCTCCCGGAGCGCGAGCGGACCATCCTCTACCTGCGGTTCTTCCGGGGGATGACGCAGAACCGGATCGCGCAGCAGCTGGGGATCTCGCAGATGCATGTGTCGCGGCTGCTCAGCGGCTGCTTCGACCGGCTGCGGGAGGAACTGCTGGCGGAGCCGCGGTGAGACTCCGCCTCGGCCCGGGGGCGGCCGGTCCACGGCGTCCTCCGGTTCCGCGCTGATCCCCGGTCACCGGGGGTACTCGACAGGCGCCCCACCCGCTTCCGGTTGGACACTGGAGCCAGAGCGGTGACCCCCGGCCCCGAGAGCAGGACGTTACCGAACATGAACCGAGAGACACCCGTCAGCGACGGAGCGAACGGCACCGGGAACGGGCCGCGCGCGCGTACGGTCGTCGATACGCACTCCGTCTTCGGCGCGCCGTGCTGGGTGAGCCTGACCAGCCGCGATCTCCAGGCCACCCAGGACTTCTACACGGCCGTGCTGGGCTGGCGCTGGCGCGGCGCGAAGCTCGGTGAGCACTTCCGGGTCGCGCTCGCGGACGGGGTGCCGGTGGCCGGGATCGCCGCGGTGGCCTCGATGTGGCAGATGGCGGTGGCGTGGACGCCGTACTTCGCGGTGCCGGACGCGGATGTCGCGGTGGCGCGGGCACGGGAGCGGGGCGGTACGGCGGCGGTCGGACCGCTCTCCTTCCAGCCGGGCCGGGCCGCGCTGCTCGCCGACCGCGACGGGGCGACGTTCGGGATCTGGCAGGGCGAGCTGGTCTCCAACTGGGAGGCGTGGCGGCGGGCGGCGCCCACGTTCATCCGGCTGCACACCCGCAACGCCTTCGACTCCGCGATGTTCTACGGCGAGATCCTCGACTGGGCGTCGGGGAAGCCGGGCTGCTGCGAGGTCGAGTACGACGGCGACGAGGTGGTGCTGCGCAGCCAGGGGGACGCGGTGGCCCGCATCGACTCGGGCGCGGTGGAGGCCGCCCCCGACCCCTCCGTACGGCCGCACTGGCAGGTCCACTTCGCGGTGGCGGACGTGCCCGGGTGCGCCCGGGCGGCGGAGAAGCACGGGGGCAGCGTCCTGAAGGAGAACGACACGGAGGCGATCCTGCGGGACGCCGACGGCGCCCAGTTCACGGTGATGTCGCGGCCCGCGCGCTGAGAATCCGCGCGGGCCCGCGCGCCGAGATCCGCAGGCCCGCCGATCGACTTCCGCGGGCCCACGCGCCGACTTCCGCGGGCCCGCGGATCGTGCCCCGCGGGCCCGCGTGCCGGGATCCGCTAATCCGCCGCCCGTGAGGGACGGGTCAGCAGGACCAGGCTCCTGGCCTCGACCCGCAGCCTCGTGCCCGCCTTCCGCTCCCGCTCGTCCGGCACGCCCTCCGCGTCCGCGGTGTCGACGAGTGTCGTCCAGCGCTCCCCGAACGTCTCGTCCGGCAGCCGGAAGTCCACCGGCTCCCAGTAGCCGTTGAGGAGGAGCAGGAAGGAGTCGTCGGTCAGCTTCCCTCCGTACGGGTCCCGTTCGGCGATGGCGTCGCCGTTGAGGAAGACGCCGACGGAGTGCGCGTCGCCGCGCTGCCAGTCTCGCGCGGTCATCTCGCGGGCGTCGGGCCGCAGCCACATGAGGTCGGGCAGCGGCTGCGCGGCGTTCGTCGCGGTCTCGCCTCGGAAAAAGCGGCGCCGGCGCAGCACGGGGTGCGCGGCGCGCAGCGCGATGAGGTTCCGGGTGAAGTCCGCCAGGTTCCGCTGCTCGTGGTCGAGTTCCCAGTCCACCCAGGAGATCTCGTTGTCCTGGCAGTACGCGTTGTTGTTGCCGCGCTGGGTGCGCCCGAGTTCGTCGCCGTGGCAGAGCATGGGGATGCCCTGCGAAAGGAGCAGCGTGGCAAGGAGGTTGCGCTGCTGGCGCCCGCGCAGTTCGAGCACGGCGGGATCGTCGCTGTCCCCCTCCGCCCCGCAGTTCCAGGACCGGTTGTGGCTCTCCCCGTCCCGGTTGTCCTCGCCGTTCGCCTCGTTGTGCTTGTCGTTGTACGACACCAGGTCGCGCAGGGTGAACCCGTCGTGCGCGGTGACGAAGTTGACGCTCGCGCGCGGCCGGCGCCTGCTGTGCTGGTACAGGTCGGAGGAGCCGGTCAGCCGGGACGCGAACTCGCCCAGCGAGCCGGGCTCGGCACGCCAGAAGTCCCGTACGGCGTCCCGGTACCTGCCGTTCCACTCCGACCACAGCGGCGGGAAGTTGCCCACCTGGTAGCCGCCCTCGCCCACGTCCCAGGGCTCGGCGATCAGCTTGACGCGGCTGATCACCGGGTCCTGCTGGATCAGGTCGAAGAACGCCGAGAGCCGGTCCACCTCGTGGAACTGCCGGGCCAGGGTGGCCGCGAGGTCGAAGCGGAAGCCGTCGACACGCATCTCGGTGACCCAGTACCGCAGCGAGTCCATGATCAGCTGGAGCACGTACGGGTGCCGCATCAGCAGGCTGTTGCCGGTGCCCGTGGTGTCGTAGTAGTGCGCCCAGTCCCCGTCCACCAGGCGGTAGTAGGAGGCGTTGTCGATGCCCCGGAAGGACAGCGTGGGGCCGAACTCGTTGCCCTCGGCGGTGTGGTTGTAGACCACGTCGAGGATGACTTCGAGGCCGGCCGCGTGCAGCGCCTTCACCATGGCCTTGAACTCGTTGACCTGCTGGCCCCGGGTGCCGAAGGCGGCGTAGGAGTTGTGCGGCGCGAAGAAGCCGATGGTGTTGTAGCCCCAGTAGTTGGACAGGCCCTGGTCCTGGAGCACCCCGTCCTGGACGAACTGGTGCACCGGCATCAGCTCGACCGCCGTCACCCCGAGCGAGGTCAGGTGCTCGACGACGGCGGGATGGGCGAGGCCCGCGTAGCTGCCGCGCAGCTGTTCGGGGACGTCCGGGTGGGTGCGGGTCAGTCCGCGCACATGGGCCTCGTAGATCACGGAGTCCGCGTACGCGGTGCGCGGCGGCCGGTCGTCGCCCCAGTCGAAGTACGGGTCGGTGACCACGCCCAGCATGGAGTGCCCGGCGCTGTCGGCGGGGGCCGGGCCGTCCGGCGCGCGCTCGTACAGGGAGGCGTGGTTGTCGATCTGGCCGTCCACGGCGCGCGCGTACGGGTCGAGCAGCAGCTTCTTCGGGTTGCAGCGGTGGCCGAGGGAGGGCTGCCAGGGGCCGTGCACCCGGTAGCCGTAGCGCTGCCCGGGGGCGATGCCGGGCAGATAGGCGTGCCAGACGAAGCCGTCGACCTCGTGCAGCCGCACGGAGGTCTGCCGGCCGTCCTCGTCCACGAGGATCAGGTCGACCCGCTCGGCGACCTCGCTGAACAGCGCGAAGTTGGTGCCCTGTCCGTCGTAGGAGGCGCCCAACGGGTAGGGCTGCCCGCTCCAGACGGGCAGCCCTTTCCTGGTGGTGCGGGCGTTCACCGGCTGCCCTCCAGGCTGTGGTCGCCGACGGGCACGGGCGCGGCGAGGACGGCCACCTGATGCCGCCGCGGCTCCTTGAGACCCGTGCTCAGGAACGGCTCCGGCGGCAGCGGCACCAGGGGCACCCGTTCGCCGGCGCGGGCGCGCTGCGAGAACCAGATGATCTTGGCTCCGGTCTCGGCGGCGCAGCAGCCCCAGCCGTCGCTCATGGCGGCGATGTCCGCGAGGGCGGCGCGCAGATCCTGGTCCGGGCGCAGTTCCGGGTCGTCGTCACCGAAGGCGGTGATGAGGTGCTGGCCGTTCCACCACATCTCGATGGAGGTGTGCTTGTCACGGGCGTGCTGGTCGATCGCCCGCAGCAGCAGTTCGGCGCCGCGGCAGACGGGGGCCACGAGATTGTCGAGGTCCCAGTGGCGGAGGTGGGCGGCCAGGATGCGGCTGACCTGTCCCACCCGTTCCGGGCTGACTTCCACGTCGAGGTGGTAGTAGCAGGGCACTGCGGTCTTCATCGTCGCTTGCTCCTCACCGGCGAAGCTCTCGCTCCCCTCGCCCTGTCCGGGAGGGATCCCGGACACACAGCGTGAGCGGTGATCGCTTCTGAGTCATCTCCAACGGTGCGGGCGCTACGCCATTCGTGCAACACGAGCACACACCGTTCCCAATGGTTGAAGCTCCAACAAGACGCTGCGTCCACGCGCGTGCACCATGAGTGAAAGCCTCGATCGCCGTAACGGTGCCGTGCCCACCCCTGCGCGGACGCCACCCGACCGTCGGGAACGCGCCCAGTCGAGAGCGTGGAGGGTGAACAGGGCCATGCTGCTACCCGCCAAGGCCGAAGTGGCCCGGCAGTTGCGGCGTTACCGGGCGTGGGAGCGCGTGATGCTCGCCTCGCCGTACGACCGCACGGTCCGGGCCACGTTCGAGGACTCGGGCTACACCTTGTGCGTTCTGATGGGCAAACGCTGTGCCCGCGAGGCGGCGGACGCGGCGGAGCGGTATCTGCGCACGAGTCGGGTCGGCCACCTGCGCGAGCAGGACGGCCGGCCGGTGTCGCGCCGTTCGGTGCGAAGGGCGCCGGCTTCGGAGCGGCGTTCCACGGCGCCGAGCTCCTGAGCTGGCACCGTACAAGGCGTTCCCTTCGGGGACCGGCACGGGCCGGCCCCGCTCTCGGAGCGCGAAGCCGGGCCGGTGCCCGGCTTCGCGCACGGCGGAGGTGATGACATGCGCAGGACCCCGGCCATCGGCCGTGTACCGGTACGTGACGTCCGGCCGGCCGTGGAGTGCGGCAGGCGCCCGGCGAAGGCGGTGGCCGGGGAGACCTTCCAGGTCACCGCCACCGTGTTCCGGGAGGGACACGATGCCGTCGGTGCCAATGTGGTCCTGCGCGATCCCCGGGGCCGGCGCGGCCCCTGGACCCCGATGCGCGAGCTGTCCCCCGGCAGCGATGTGTGGGGCGCCGAGATCACCCCGGACGTGACCGGCCGTTGGACCTTCCGGGTGGAGGCGTGGAGCCATCCGCTGGCGACCTGGCGGCACACCGCCTCGGTGAAGGTGCCGGCCGGGATCGACACCGGGCTGGTCCTGGAGGAGGGCGCCGAGCTGTACGAGCGCGCCGCCGCCGGGGTGCCCAAGGGCCCGGAGCGCGAACTGGTGGCGGCCGCCGCCCGCGCCCTCGGCGACGACTCCCTCTCGGTCCACGAGCGCTTCCGGCCCGCCCTCTCCCCCGGTGTGCGGGAGGTGCTGGACCGTTACCCGCTGCGGGAGTTGGTCACCGCCTCGGACCCGATGCCGCTGCTGGTCGAGCGGGAGCGGGCCCTGTACGGCTCCTGGTACGAGTTCTTCCCGCGCAGCGAGGGGACCGCCGAGCATCCGCACGGTACGTTCCGTACGGCGGCCCGGCGGCTGAAGCCGATCGCGGAGATGGGCTTCGACGTCGTCTACCTGCCGCCGGTTCACCCGATCGGCAGCACGTTCCGCAAGGGCCCCAACAACACCCTCGGCGCCGGTCCGGACGACGTCGGCGTCCCCTGGGCGATCGGTTCCCCCGAGGGCGGGCACGACGCGGTCCACCCGGACCTCGGCACCATCGAGGACTTCGACCACTTCGTGGGCGAGGCGCGGAAGTCGGGCCTGGAGATCGCCCTGGACTTCGCCCTCCAGTGCTCCCCGGACCACCCCTGGGTGCAGAAGCACCCGGAGTGGTTCCACCACCGTCCGGACGGGACGATCGCCTACGCCGAGAACCCGCCGAAGAAGTACCAGGACATCTACCCGATCGCCTTCGACGCCGACATGGACGGGCTGATCGCGGAGACGGTCCGGGTGCTGCGGCACTGGATGGACCACGGGGTGCGGATCTTCCGGGTCGACAACCCGCACACCAAGCCGGTGGTGTTCTGGGAGCGGGTCATCGCCGAGATCAACCGCAAGGACCCGGACGTGATCTTCCTGGCGGAGGCCTTCACCCGCCCGGCCATGATGCACACCCTGGCGCAGATCGGCTTCCAGCAGTCGTACACCTACTTCACCTGGCGCGAGACGAAGCAGGAACTCATCGAATACATGGGTGAGTTGTCGGGCGAGGCGGCGGCCTACATGCGGCCCAACTTCTTCGCGAACACCCCGGACATCCTGCCCGGTCACCTCCAGCACGGCGGCCGGCCCGCCTTCGAGGTGCGTGCCGTGCTCGCGGCGACCCTCTCCCCCGCCTGGGGCATCTACAGCGGCTACGAGCTGTGCGAGAACACCCCCCTGCGGGAAGGCGGCGAGGAGTACCGCGACTCCGAGAAGTACCAACTGCGGCCCCGGGACTGGGAGTCGGCCGAACGTGAGGGCCGTACGATCGCGCCGCTCATCACCCGGCTGAACGCCGTCCGCCGCGCACACCCGGCGCTACAGCGCCTGCGCAACCTCCGCTTCCACCGGACCGACAACGACGCCGTGCTCGCCTACAGCAAGAGCACGGGGACGGACACGGTCATCGTGGTCGTCAATCTCGACCCGCATCACGCCCAGGAGGCCACGGTCTCGTTGGACATGCCGCAACTCGGCCTGGACTGGGACGCCGACCTGCCCGTACACGACGAACTGTCGGGCGAGGCGTACCACTGGGGCAGGACCAACTACGTGCGCCTCACGCCGGGCCGCGCGCCGGCGCATGTGCTCCACGTCCAGCGATCGACGCACCGCAACGGAGGGCCCGCAGCGTCATGACCGTGAACGAACCCGTACTGGACACCTTCGAGGACACCCCCGCCCGGGACCGCGACCCGCAGTGGTTCAAGCGTGCCGTCTTCTACGAGGTCCTGGTCCGCTCCTTCCACGACAGCAACGGCGACGGCGTCGGCGACCTGAAGGGCCTGACCGCCAAGCTCGACTATCTCCAGTGGCTCGGCGTGGACTGCCTGTGGCTGCCGCCGTTCTTCAAATCGCCCTTGCGGGACGGCGGTTACGATGTCTCGGACTACACCGCCGTGCTCCCGGAGTTCGGTGACCTCGCCGACTTCGTGGAGTTCGTCGACGCGGCCCACCAGCGGGGCATGCGCCTGATCATCGACTTCGTCATGAACCACACCAGCGACCAGCACCCGTGGTTCCAGGAGTCCCGCAAGGACCCCGACGGCCCCTACGGGGACTACTACGTGTGGGCCGACGACGACAAGCGGTACGAGGACGCGCGGATCATCTTCGTGGACACGGAGGCCTCCAACTGGACGTACGACCCGGTGCGCGGCCAGTACTACTTCCACCGCTTCTTCTCCCACCAGCCGGACCTCAACTACGAGAACCCGGCGGTGCAGGAGGAGATCCTGGCCGCCCTGAAGTTCTGGCTGGACCTGGGCATCGACGGCTACCGGCTGGACGCGGTCCCCTACCTCTACGCGCAGGAGGGCACCAACTGCGAGAACCTGCCGGCCACCCACCAGTTCCTGAAGCGGGTGCGCCGGGAGATCGACGCGGGCTACCCGGACACCGTGCTGCTGGCCGAGGCCAACCAGTGGCCCGAGGACGTGGTCGACTACTTCGGCGACTACGCACGCGGCGGCGACGAGTGCCACATGGCGTTCCACTTCCCCGTGATGCCGCGCATCTTCATGGCCGTTCGGCGCGAGTCCCGCCACCCCGTCTCCGAGATCCTCGCCAAGACCCCGGCCATCCCGTCCGGTTGCCAGTGGGGCATCTTCCTGCGCAACCACGACGAGCTGACCCTGGAGATGGTCACCGACGAGGAACGCGACTACATGTGGGCGGAGTACGCCAAGGACCCCCGCATGCGCGCCAACATCGGCATCCGCCGCCGCCTCGCGCCGCTGCTCGACAACGACCGCAACCAGATCGAGCTGTTCACCGCCCTGCTGCTGTCCCTGCCCGGCTCGCCGATCCTCTACTACGGCGACGAGATCGGCATGGGCGACAACATCTGGCTCGGCGACCGCGACGCCGTCCGCACCCCCATGCAGTGGACCCCCGACCGCAACGCCGGCTTCTCGACATGCGACCCGGGGCGGCTGTATCTGCCCACGATCATGGACCCGGTCCACGGCTACCAGGTCACCAACGTCGAGGCGTCGATGTCCTCGCCCTCGTCGCTGCTGCACTGGACCCGGCGCATGATCGAGATCCGCAAGCAGAACCCCGCCTTCGGACTCGGCTCGTTCACCGAACTGACCTCGTCCAACCCGGCGGTGCTCGCCTTCCTGCGCGAGTACGAGGACGACCTCGTGCTCTGCGTCCACAACTTCTCCCGCTTCGCCCAGCCCACCGAGCTGGATCTGCGCGCCTACGACGGCCGCCATCCGGTGGAGCTGATCGGCGGGGTGCGCTTCCCCGCCATCGGTGAACTGCCCTATCTCCTCACCCTTCAGGGCCACGGCTTCTACTGGTTCCGGCTCACCCGAGTCGCATCCCGCATCGGCCGCCGCCGCTGAGCGCACGGCGCCGAGGAAAGGACGCGTCACCATGCCGAAGACCATCACCCTCCGGCCGAGAACCGCGGCCGGCGTCGACGGTCCCCTCGCCTCGCTCGGCGGGCTGCTGCGCGAGTGGCTGCCGCGCCAGCGCTGGTTCGCGGGCAAGGACCGGCCCGTGACCGATCTGTCGGTGCTCAGTGTGACCGAGCTGTTCCCCGGGTGTCTGCATCTGCTGGTGCACGCCTCGCACGCGCCGGTGCCCGCCCCCGGCGGCACTCCCCCGCCGGGCGACTGCTACCAGCTGCTGCTCGGGGTGCGCGAGCAACTCGCGCCGCGCCTGGAACGGGCGTTCATCGGGCGGTCCGCCGCGGGACCGCTGGCCGGGCTCGCGGTCTACGACGCGCTCTACGACCCGCGTGCGGCGAGCCTGCTCCTGGAGCGGCTGCGCCGGCCGGGCAGCGCGGGCCCGCTGCGCTTCGAGGCGGACCCCGCCGCCCCGGTGCCCGGGGGCCTGCCGCCGCGGCTGCTGGACGCCGAGCAGTCCAACACCTCGCTGGTGTACGGCGACGCGTACATCCTGAAGCTCTTCCGCCGCATCCAGCCGGGCGTCAACCCCGACCTGGAGGTGTCGGCGGCGCTCGCCGCGCAGGGCTGCACCCGGGTACCGGCGCCGGTCGCCTGGTTCTCCACCAGCGCGCCGCGCCCGGCCACGCTCGGGGTGCTCCAGCCGTTCCTGCCGGACGCCACCGACGGCTGGACGCTGGCGCTGGGCGCGCTCGCCGCGGGCGACGACTTCACCGCCGAGGCCCGTGAACTGGGCCGCGCCATGGCCGAGGTGCACCTCGCGCTGGCCGAGGCGTTCCCGTCGGCCGGGCCCGGCGAGAACGGCCGTACCGCCGACGCGATGTGCGCCCGCCTGGAGGCCGCCGCGCACGCCGTGCCGGGGCTCAAGCCCTTCGTGCCCGGTCTGCGGGCCGCGTTCGGGGCGCTCGCCACCTGCGACACCGGGCCGCCCGCCCAGCGCATCCACGGCGATCTGCACCTCGGACAGGTGCTGCGGGCGGGCCGCGACTGGTTCGTCATCGACTTCGAGGGCGAGCCGTCCAGGCCGCTGACCGAGCGGCGGGCTCCGCAGTCCCCGGTGCGGGACGTGGCGGGGATGCTGCGCTCCTTCGACTACGCGGCCCGGCAGCGCCGCCCCTGGCGACCCGAGTGGGCGCGCCGCTGCCGGGAGGCGTTCTGCGCGGGCTACGCGGCCCGCGCGGGCTGGGATCCACGCAAGAAGCACGCGCTGCTGCGCGCACACGAGACGGACAGGGCGGTGTACGAGGTGCTGTACGAAGCGAGACACCGGCCGGACTGGCTGCCGGTACCGATGGCCGCGATCAAGCGGCTCGCGGTCTGGGGAGGCTGAGGGCATGGCACTGCGCGACACGACGCCGCCCGAGACCGCGGGCCCGGGGCAGGCCGCGGCCACCGCGCTGGACCCCGCCGAGCGCGACCGGCTGCTGGCCGGGGCGCACCACGATCCGCACGCCCTGCTGGGCGCCCACCCGGTGCCGGGCGGCACCCTGTTCCGGGCGCTGCGCCCGAACGCGCGGGCGGTGAGCGTCCTGGTCGACGGGATGGCCAACCCGCTCGTCTCCGAGGGCGGCGGGCTG is a genomic window of Streptomyces sp. WP-1 containing:
- a CDS encoding ABC transporter ATP-binding protein, translating into MTTDPADTSATPAVTATAAAEAADAPAEAVSCTGLTYAFGETKAVDDLDLGVHEGEVFGLLGPNGAGKTTAIRCITTLLPVPVGMVRVFGHDAARERMGVRRLLGYVPQQLSADGGLTGRENVALFARVFDVPRRERAARVDLALRAVDLSDAAERLASTYSGGMVRRLELAQALVSAPRLLILDEPTIGLDPIARTGVWEHINAVREATGMTVLVTTHYMDEADQYCDRVGLMHRGRIRALGTPEELRRGLAERKGADTLPTLEDVFRDVAGSGLDDNTGGGFREVRSTRRTARRVG
- a CDS encoding RNA polymerase sigma factor SigF, encoding MRVTGSTSTKPRSHPHPHDDAPDTGESFARLAELPDGPERQALRDELVRLWLPMAERIAVRFRGRGESLEDLYQVAALGLVKAVDHYDPERGRAFEAYAVPTITGEIKRHFRDHMWTLHVPRRVQDLRNRVRTAVKELSQSTPGRPPTVAEIAEYTRLDEDEVRTGMEALECFSALSLDAEVAGTDGYALGDSLGGLDPGFDLVVDRAAVRPCLAALPERERTILYLRFFRGMTQNRIAQQLGISQMHVSRLLSGCFDRLREELLAEPR
- the glgX gene encoding glycogen debranching protein GlgX gives rise to the protein MNARTTRKGLPVWSGQPYPLGASYDGQGTNFALFSEVAERVDLILVDEDGRQTSVRLHEVDGFVWHAYLPGIAPGQRYGYRVHGPWQPSLGHRCNPKKLLLDPYARAVDGQIDNHASLYERAPDGPAPADSAGHSMLGVVTDPYFDWGDDRPPRTAYADSVIYEAHVRGLTRTHPDVPEQLRGSYAGLAHPAVVEHLTSLGVTAVELMPVHQFVQDGVLQDQGLSNYWGYNTIGFFAPHNSYAAFGTRGQQVNEFKAMVKALHAAGLEVILDVVYNHTAEGNEFGPTLSFRGIDNASYYRLVDGDWAHYYDTTGTGNSLLMRHPYVLQLIMDSLRYWVTEMRVDGFRFDLAATLARQFHEVDRLSAFFDLIQQDPVISRVKLIAEPWDVGEGGYQVGNFPPLWSEWNGRYRDAVRDFWRAEPGSLGEFASRLTGSSDLYQHSRRRPRASVNFVTAHDGFTLRDLVSYNDKHNEANGEDNRDGESHNRSWNCGAEGDSDDPAVLELRGRQQRNLLATLLLSQGIPMLCHGDELGRTQRGNNNAYCQDNEISWVDWELDHEQRNLADFTRNLIALRAAHPVLRRRRFFRGETATNAAQPLPDLMWLRPDAREMTARDWQRGDAHSVGVFLNGDAIAERDPYGGKLTDDSFLLLLNGYWEPVDFRLPDETFGERWTTLVDTADAEGVPDERERKAGTRLRVEARSLVLLTRPSRAAD
- a CDS encoding alpha-1,4-glucan--maltose-1-phosphate maltosyltransferase, encoding MRRTPAIGRVPVRDVRPAVECGRRPAKAVAGETFQVTATVFREGHDAVGANVVLRDPRGRRGPWTPMRELSPGSDVWGAEITPDVTGRWTFRVEAWSHPLATWRHTASVKVPAGIDTGLVLEEGAELYERAAAGVPKGPERELVAAAARALGDDSLSVHERFRPALSPGVREVLDRYPLRELVTASDPMPLLVERERALYGSWYEFFPRSEGTAEHPHGTFRTAARRLKPIAEMGFDVVYLPPVHPIGSTFRKGPNNTLGAGPDDVGVPWAIGSPEGGHDAVHPDLGTIEDFDHFVGEARKSGLEIALDFALQCSPDHPWVQKHPEWFHHRPDGTIAYAENPPKKYQDIYPIAFDADMDGLIAETVRVLRHWMDHGVRIFRVDNPHTKPVVFWERVIAEINRKDPDVIFLAEAFTRPAMMHTLAQIGFQQSYTYFTWRETKQELIEYMGELSGEAAAYMRPNFFANTPDILPGHLQHGGRPAFEVRAVLAATLSPAWGIYSGYELCENTPLREGGEEYRDSEKYQLRPRDWESAEREGRTIAPLITRLNAVRRAHPALQRLRNLRFHRTDNDAVLAYSKSTGTDTVIVVVNLDPHHAQEATVSLDMPQLGLDWDADLPVHDELSGEAYHWGRTNYVRLTPGRAPAHVLHVQRSTHRNGGPAAS
- a CDS encoding pep a2, giving the protein MKTAVPCYYHLDVEVSPERVGQVSRILAAHLRHWDLDNLVAPVCRGAELLLRAIDQHARDKHTSIEMWWNGQHLITAFGDDDPELRPDQDLRAALADIAAMSDGWGCCAAETGAKIIWFSQRARAGERVPLVPLPPEPFLSTGLKEPRRHQVAVLAAPVPVGDHSLEGSR
- a CDS encoding DUF5133 domain-containing protein; this translates as MLLPAKAEVARQLRRYRAWERVMLASPYDRTVRATFEDSGYTLCVLMGKRCAREAADAAERYLRTSRVGHLREQDGRPVSRRSVRRAPASERRSTAPSS
- a CDS encoding VOC family protein; amino-acid sequence: MNRETPVSDGANGTGNGPRARTVVDTHSVFGAPCWVSLTSRDLQATQDFYTAVLGWRWRGAKLGEHFRVALADGVPVAGIAAVASMWQMAVAWTPYFAVPDADVAVARARERGGTAAVGPLSFQPGRAALLADRDGATFGIWQGELVSNWEAWRRAAPTFIRLHTRNAFDSAMFYGEILDWASGKPGCCEVEYDGDEVVLRSQGDAVARIDSGAVEAAPDPSVRPHWQVHFAVADVPGCARAAEKHGGSVLKENDTEAILRDADGAQFTVMSRPAR
- a CDS encoding MarR family winged helix-turn-helix transcriptional regulator; this translates as MRGPGGDAPPGAPETFPAELTDALVGIQRLIRRRLRGGLAGPRLRGAEVELLRLVGTRPGIGVSEAAKELHLAGNSVSTLVNQLVRDAYLVRETDPADRRAARLRLTGAAEKRLEDWHRRRAELVGGRLARLDGADRDALRAALPALRRLAGLLREDDEAGEDLTTASVGAPAGAGAAPEGPWTEGTPS